The segment CAAGCTTTAAGCACACTTATGGTTGGATATTTGACCATTTCTGGGAAAAATTAATAGAGTTCATTGAGGTTTCTGGCACAAACTTGGTACTTTTGGTAGGATTGAGGTCAAAACATTGGGAAATCTATTCCATAATCTTAATAATTTCCTCTTTTAACAGTCCAAAACCATTTGATATATGATCATGATAAGTGTTCTGAAACATCAAACTATCGAGTTAATAGTATGACGTTATTTTGAAGAATTCGCAGGCAGTCCATTTTTCCATCCACTTTACACAAGCAGTTAAACCCGGTGTGCTAACAACACCCTGATTAACAACTGGCACAGTGTTCTTAAGGCTTAATAACTAATCTATTTTCCTCTTGTAAAATCCTATCTCCTCCAGAGGACTTCCTCTCTGCCCATTTGTCCAGCTGCAAACTTCAGTCAAGCTCCTTTTGTGGGCAGTGACCTCCCGGGTGGTGTTTACGACTTCCCGGCTGTAGACCATGTCAATTATGTGCCAGCAGTGTTTCGTATCTGCGCTTCAGTGGTTTCTGGTTTTACTCTTGACCCTTTTTTCCTTTAACTCAAAAGGGAGCTTTATAATCACGTTATAACTATTGGCAGAGTGCCTGCACCTCCTTTTGTCTTTTAAGAGTATACATAAGTtttaaataatgatgataaaaatgtgtgtgtatatcttGATTGTtattaacagaaataaatactttaaaatttgcacacatttttcctatttgtttaatttttaaaagtgtATTGGTCTAATAATTCTTCCACATAAAATCAGCATGTGATGACAATGTGTACATATGATGTTTTCTCTATGTAAACTTCCACTTAGCTAAATTCAGCTAAATATATGGCAACAAATATTCCATAACTGCACTCATATTTAAAGAATACAAGAAAAGCTTAGTGAAAAAGcagtattttaattttacacagAAAAGATCAATAcattgtatgtttattttcctgtatacatacatgtacattcataataaaaaaaaaataacagaaaacatgattCTAGCTGATTCATGCTTGCAAGTATTTAGTTGATAGGAGAGCACCTGCTAACTGAGCTGGTGATCTGGAGCCAAACTGTGGCGGCTGAGTAAACTGAAGAGCAACCTGAGCTGAATGTCCCCCTTCTACTTTAGGAGACAGCTGCCCTGCCTGTTGCTTGTTTAGAAAGGAACAGTTCATGAGATGTGTTTATGAGTCATCAGGAGCCCTTGCTTCATATGTTTGATCTTACAACTACCTGAAGCATGCAAAAGGTTGGAGATGTATAAATTACATCTtgcacttttttccccccacactAGCTACAGGACTTTAGAGGTGACGGTGTTGGTTGTTAGGTTCACCATTGTGTTTAGATTAGAGTAACTGGCCAAAATTCTGTGCaaatattacatttgttttacattaatttacTGCTCAGGATAAAATGATCTGATGATCTGTGAACTTTTCATATTTCACCTTCTTCAACAGGTCAAAATGTAACTTTAGTTAACAATCCTgctaaactaatttaaataacTACACATTTAGCATGTTATTATTAACATCTAAGGTGGTGATGCTATCCATTAGTATGTTTAGGTCATTGAGGCATGTTAGCATGACACTGACTGTGTCAAAGAGCTGCTGCATGGTTAAAGACTGTTTGGTATCTAACCATCAGACCAGTATAATGCCTCATACATCTCAAAACCTGAACAAAAATCATTAGCAGGTCTCCCCATCTTTAGATGAACCAGAAAATTATGAGAAAGTTTTGATATATTGTGTTCCATTTCCCTGTCAACCACCTTCCCTCCTTACCTTCCAGTGTTTATCTTCACGTaattttccttcctttctccTCTAAGTGACTCCATTTGTCCCCATGCCAACTGCTCTACAAGTCCTCCCCTTCTTTGCACAAGTTCCTCTTATTCATCTTTCCCTTGACTCCTTTCATTATCTCACGCCTGAGCACTCTGCTCCAATGGAGTGATCTCTGGCATGCTCTTGCTTCTCCCCTTCCTCGCCCTGGCCTTGATGGTCTCTTCCTccccctcttcatcctcttcctcatcagaCCAAtccacctgctgctgcagatTCCCCCTGGAGCCTCTTATACTGCTGCCCCTAAACATTTGCCCTGTGCGAAATTTTGTGCGGAAAGTAACAAAGGAAAGGCTCTTGCTGCGCTGCTGCTTTTCGAACAGAGGGTTTGGAGCCTGAATTTCGTCATTCCCATTTACCTCGTCCACGCAGTCACGCAGCACTGTGCGAAATAGCCGGGGGACCTCGTGAACCTCAGGCTCCATCTGTGACACCAGTCTCCTGAATCTGCAGTAGGAGGAAAAGGTGTGATAAGGTTTGTTACACATTTAAAGGTATTTTACAGGTAAACAAAACTTATACAGGTTCAGACATGCAACAAGAGGACAGTGGCAGGTAAAGGCATCTTTTTAATGAtgccactttttaaaaaagttttgaatTTCTACACCACTGGCACACCAGTTAAAGGGATTACATAGAAACCCTGTAGCTATTTATCTCtttttgcaattttttgcatttctctgcctttacatatattttctgtttatttctcccTCACAAGTTCTCAAGCTTTATGGTTCAGTACTTTTTGCAACTTTATCCAGTTTCTCCAAAATCTCTCCCCATGTCTCCCTGTCCTTCTTACCTGACAATAACTGGGCCACACTGTGCAGGAGGAATCTTGGCACAGAGGTCCTGCAGCTCCAGCAGATCATTGGGAGTAATCTGGTAGGGCTGTGGGGTTGGAGTTGTGGCCAGCCAGCTGTAGTCGGCTGCAGAGGAGGAGCTGCGACGGCGGCGCCGACCCTCAGTCGCCCTCTCCAAACGAATGCGCTCAGTACGTTTCACCATTGCCCCCAGCTCCAGCATCAGAGTGTTGGTTACCAGCTCCTCGGTAGTGCGCTGGCCGGGCACTTTGGGCTCAAGAGAGAAAACAGCAGACCAAGGAAACATCTGGGAAAGATGGAGAGTTGGTGAACTTTTTTGGTATCATTTCTAACTTTTGGCACATTCATATTTAAGGTTATACAATTTAGTTAAAAGTCCTTTGGAGATAACTAAAAATCACATTAATAGATTTTGAAGGAGGTTTTCATATGTTGGATGCAAATGtcttaaagctttaaaataccCTGAAACTGTCAACACTTATTACTTAAATAGGCAAAATAATGCAAACAGTTTACACTGATGAATAATACAAATCATCTTTTCTCATAACCAACTCTCATTCCCTCTAAAAGACATATTTAAATATAGTCTTACCTTAATAAAAGTGGATTAATATAGCTGTGGTATGTTCTTGTCTGACAGAAATCTGTTTGTTGTAGAATAAAATCTTTGTTAGCAGTCTGATGAAAGGCAGGCCTCCATGGGCAAAGTGGATGAATGAGAGTCCAGCTGGTGGCACACAGCCTGACTGCCTGGCTACCTTTGACGGTCCCTG is part of the Melanotaenia boesemani isolate fMelBoe1 chromosome 7, fMelBoe1.pri, whole genome shotgun sequence genome and harbors:
- the zgc:162144 gene encoding RD3 domain-containing protein produces the protein MFPWSAVFSLEPKVPGQRTTEELVTNTLMLELGAMVKRTERIRLERATEGRRRRRSSSSAADYSWLATTPTPQPYQITPNDLLELQDLCAKIPPAQCGPVIVRFRRLVSQMEPEVHEVPRLFRTVLRDCVDEVNGNDEIQAPNPLFEKQQRSKSLSFVTFRTKFRTGQMFRGSSIRGSRGNLQQQVDWSDEEEDEEGEEETIKARARKGRSKSMPEITPLEQSAQA